A genomic region of Devosia ginsengisoli contains the following coding sequences:
- a CDS encoding bifunctional sugar phosphate isomerase/epimerase/4-hydroxyphenylpyruvate dioxygenase family protein: MKTSIATVSISGDLREKLEAIAAAGFDGVEIFENDFLAYDRSPRDVAVMVADLGLTITLFQPFRDFEGLPEPQRSQAFERAERKFDLMGELGTELMLVCSSVSPLALGGIDRAAADLRELGERAAKRNLRVGYEALAWGRHVNDHRDAWEIVRRADHANIGIIVDSFHTLARGIDPNSIRSIPGDKIFIVQLADAPEIDMDLLYWSRHFRNMPGEGDLDVTDFMRAVAATGYNGPISLEIFNDQFRSGSPRTIAADGHRSLVYLMDQVRNSEPDIAIDVPVLPPRVDVQGVAFVEFAADEAEAQVLAGHLRRLGFRLTGRHKSKAVERFTQGDINIVINTEREGLAHSAYLTHGTSAYALGLMVDDAAATVDRARALGAQLFSQRVGPNQLSIPAIRGIGGGVIYFLDEKSPLGRVWDIEFEPVSDPEPSRDAGLRRVDHVAQTMNYEEMLTWILFYRSIFVAEKSPMVDVVDPSGLVRSQVIENAAGSLRLTLNGAESHRTLAGHFIAETFGSSIQHLAFASDDIFATAAALQANGMKTLEISPNYYSDLQARLGIGGDLLERLRAANILYDRDAGGEFFQLYSTNVGEGFFFEVVQRAGGYGGYGAANAPFRIAAQKRSLTPATMPRQ; this comes from the coding sequence TTGAAAACCTCGATAGCCACCGTGTCGATCAGCGGCGATCTGCGAGAGAAGCTGGAAGCCATTGCGGCGGCAGGGTTCGATGGCGTCGAGATTTTCGAGAACGACTTTCTGGCCTATGACCGCTCGCCGCGCGACGTGGCGGTGATGGTGGCCGATCTCGGACTGACCATTACGCTGTTCCAGCCGTTCCGCGATTTCGAGGGGCTGCCGGAGCCGCAGCGCAGCCAGGCCTTCGAGCGGGCGGAGCGCAAGTTCGACCTGATGGGGGAGCTGGGGACCGAGTTGATGCTGGTCTGTTCCAGCGTGTCGCCACTGGCGCTGGGCGGGATCGATCGTGCCGCTGCGGACCTGCGCGAACTGGGCGAGCGGGCAGCCAAGCGCAATCTCAGGGTCGGCTATGAGGCGCTGGCCTGGGGCCGGCATGTCAATGACCACCGAGACGCCTGGGAGATCGTGCGGCGGGCGGATCACGCCAATATCGGCATCATTGTCGACAGTTTTCACACGCTGGCGCGGGGAATCGACCCCAATTCGATCCGATCTATTCCCGGCGACAAAATCTTCATCGTGCAACTGGCCGATGCGCCTGAAATCGACATGGACCTGCTCTATTGGAGCCGGCATTTCCGCAATATGCCGGGCGAAGGCGATCTCGATGTCACCGACTTCATGCGGGCGGTGGCGGCCACCGGCTATAATGGTCCAATTTCGCTGGAAATCTTCAACGACCAGTTCCGCTCCGGCTCGCCGCGCACCATTGCCGCCGATGGCCATCGCTCGCTGGTCTATCTGATGGATCAGGTGCGCAACAGCGAGCCGGACATTGCCATCGATGTGCCTGTGCTGCCGCCGCGCGTCGATGTGCAGGGGGTAGCTTTTGTCGAATTCGCGGCCGACGAGGCTGAAGCGCAGGTGCTGGCGGGGCATCTGCGCCGGCTCGGCTTCCGGCTGACCGGGCGGCACAAGAGCAAGGCGGTCGAGCGCTTCACGCAGGGTGACATCAATATCGTCATCAATACCGAGCGCGAGGGACTGGCGCATTCGGCCTATCTCACGCATGGCACCTCGGCCTATGCGCTGGGGCTGATGGTGGATGATGCCGCGGCGACGGTGGATCGCGCGCGTGCCCTGGGGGCGCAATTGTTCAGCCAGCGCGTCGGGCCGAACCAGCTCAGCATTCCGGCGATTCGCGGCATTGGTGGCGGGGTGATTTATTTTCTCGACGAGAAGAGCCCGCTGGGTCGGGTGTGGGATATCGAGTTCGAGCCGGTAAGCGATCCCGAGCCAAGCCGGGATGCCGGATTGCGACGGGTAGATCATGTGGCCCAGACGATGAATTACGAGGAGATGCTGACCTGGATCCTGTTCTACCGCTCCATCTTCGTGGCCGAGAAGAGCCCCATGGTCGATGTGGTCGATCCCTCGGGGCTGGTGCGCAGCCAGGTGATCGAGAATGCGGCGGGGTCGCTGCGGCTGACACTCAACGGGGCCGAGAGCCACCGCACGCTGGCCGGGCATTTCATTGCCGAAACCTTCGGCTCCAGCATCCAGCATCTGGCCTTTGCCAGCGACGACATTTTCGCCACGGCGGCGGCGCTGCAGGCCAATGGCATGAAGACGCTGGAGATTTCGCCGAATTATTACAGTGACTTGCAGGCGCGGCTCGGCATTGGCGGGGACCTGCTGGAGCGGCTGCGGGCGGCCAACATCCTCTATGACCGTGACGCGGGCGGGGAATTCTTCCAGCTTTATTCGACCAATGTGGGCGAAGGCTTTTTCTTCGAAGTGGTGCAGCGGGCGGGCGGCTATGGTGGCTATGGCGCGGCCAATGCACCCTTCCGCATCGCGGCGCAGAAGCGCAGCCTTACGCCAGCCACTATGCCGCGGCAGTAG
- a CDS encoding TetR/AcrR family transcriptional regulator, translating into MSTPVSTSRTKSRDGTSRVQDPEGTKQNIIEVAAQEFALNGLSGARIDEIAAKTRSSKRMIYYYFGSKEGLYVSALENAYRQVREGEAKLDIEGLPPLDALKRLVEFTFDHHHQHEEFIRMVMIENIHHGEFLERSGVIRDLNVTAIGSIEAIYAKGLADGVFRAGLDPLEIHWQISALCFFNVSNRATFSKIFGKDVGSPAYQESLRRQTVDMVIRFVVKADELGGV; encoded by the coding sequence ATGAGCACTCCAGTTTCGACATCCCGCACCAAATCCCGGGACGGCACCTCGCGGGTCCAGGACCCCGAGGGCACGAAACAGAACATTATCGAAGTGGCGGCGCAGGAATTCGCGCTCAATGGGCTGTCCGGCGCGCGGATCGACGAAATCGCCGCCAAGACCCGCTCTTCCAAGCGGATGATCTACTATTATTTCGGCAGCAAGGAAGGGCTCTATGTCAGCGCCCTCGAAAACGCCTATCGCCAGGTGCGCGAGGGCGAGGCCAAGCTCGATATCGAAGGCCTGCCGCCGCTGGATGCGCTGAAGCGCCTGGTGGAATTCACCTTCGACCACCATCACCAGCATGAGGAATTCATCCGCATGGTGATGATCGAGAATATCCACCATGGAGAATTTCTCGAGCGGTCTGGGGTGATCCGCGACCTCAATGTCACGGCCATCGGCAGTATCGAGGCGATCTATGCCAAGGGGCTGGCCGATGGCGTGTTCCGCGCCGGACTCGACCCGCTGGAAATCCACTGGCAGATCAGCGCGTTGTGTTTCTTCAACGTGTCCAACCGGGCGACGTTTTCGAAGATTTTCGGCAAGGATGTGGGGAGCCCGGCCTATCAGGAATCGCTGCGGCGGCAGACGGTAGACATGGTGATCCGGTTCGTGGTGAAGGCGGACGAGCTGGGCGGGGTGTGA
- a CDS encoding shikimate dehydrogenase — protein sequence MSTASSQPAQSFRVSVLHNRLPRPDGITIGLVGRGIAASLSPLMHEQEGARQGLDYRYHLIDFDRLELDDTSLPDILAEARDLGFAGLNVTYPFKQAILPLLDDLAPDAAAIGAVNTVVLGGARSVGHNTDCWGFAESFRRDLPHVARGRVLQLGSGGAGAAVSQALLQCGAERLDIYDTDAPRAEALAERLRRLLGASAQAVTDVASAAKGADGIVNATPVGMTRHPGLPIDAALLESRHWVADVVYFPLETELVRHARALGCSVLSGGGMAVYQAVRAFELFSGRQPDPVAMTASFSAAVKA from the coding sequence TTGTCCACCGCCAGCAGCCAGCCCGCGCAGTCCTTTCGCGTCTCGGTCCTGCACAATCGCCTGCCCAGGCCCGATGGCATCACCATCGGCCTGGTCGGCCGGGGCATTGCCGCCTCGCTCTCGCCGCTGATGCACGAGCAGGAGGGCGCCAGGCAGGGTCTCGACTATCGCTATCACCTGATCGATTTCGACCGGCTCGAGCTCGACGATACCAGCCTGCCCGATATCCTGGCCGAAGCGCGAGACCTCGGCTTTGCCGGACTGAACGTCACCTATCCCTTCAAGCAGGCGATCCTGCCGCTGCTCGATGACCTGGCGCCCGATGCCGCCGCCATCGGCGCGGTCAATACCGTTGTGCTGGGCGGCGCGCGGAGCGTGGGTCACAATACCGACTGCTGGGGTTTTGCCGAAAGTTTCCGCCGCGACCTGCCGCATGTAGCGCGGGGCAGGGTGCTGCAACTCGGCTCCGGCGGAGCAGGCGCCGCCGTGTCGCAGGCCTTGCTGCAATGCGGTGCCGAGCGACTCGATATCTACGATACCGACGCGCCACGCGCCGAGGCCCTGGCCGAGCGGCTGCGCCGCCTGCTCGGCGCCAGTGCGCAGGCAGTGACTGATGTAGCAAGTGCCGCAAAAGGGGCCGACGGCATCGTCAACGCCACGCCGGTCGGCATGACCAGGCATCCCGGCCTGCCCATAGACGCCGCTTTGCTCGAAAGCCGGCACTGGGTCGCCGATGTGGTCTATTTTCCGCTGGAAACCGAACTAGTCCGCCACGCCCGCGCGCTCGGCTGCTCCGTGCTGTCAGGCGGCGGCATGGCCGTCTATCAGGCGGTACGGGCCTTCGAGCTGTTCAGCGGCCGCCAACCTGACCCCGTCGCCATGACTGCGAGTTTCAGCGCCGCGGTCAAAGCGTAA
- a CDS encoding lysozyme inhibitor LprI family protein — protein MTSERPALSIRAACLAAALLSAPAPALAAPAGAHALYAQCLEGSDGSNFEWEQCGLDYMARERQLLDNTWKQLLDGSTGQTRRDLINEQDAWTTFSTFACIFYANGDLGREGQVLDYPACVASMFADRTRSLRSYMGVP, from the coding sequence ATGACCAGTGAGCGCCCGGCTTTGAGTATCCGGGCGGCCTGTCTCGCTGCTGCGCTGCTGTCTGCGCCCGCGCCGGCCCTGGCGGCCCCGGCCGGTGCCCATGCGCTCTACGCGCAATGTCTCGAAGGCAGCGACGGCTCGAACTTTGAATGGGAACAGTGCGGTCTGGACTATATGGCGCGCGAGCGGCAGCTTCTGGACAACACCTGGAAACAGCTGCTCGACGGCAGCACGGGCCAGACCCGCCGCGACCTGATCAACGAACAGGATGCCTGGACGACGTTCAGCACCTTCGCTTGCATCTTCTACGCCAATGGCGATCTCGGCCGCGAGGGGCAGGTGCTGGATTACCCCGCCTGCGTGGCCAGCATGTTCGCCGATCGCACCCGAAGCTTGCGATCCTATATGGGCGTGCCATGA
- a CDS encoding sialic acid TRAP transporter substrate-binding protein SiaP has product MRFGFTRRAVLLGGLMLAAAMPAMAQDKPVLRFSAVFSAEDIRAEMMDLFAGQIIEDFTLEPYYGGNLFKQGTELVALQRGNLEMGNIAPQDVSNQIPAWSVLTSAYLFRDAAHLRTFFDSDVGAEFKQMAEDQLGIHILGPTYFGARQVGLRIDKEIKTPADMAGIKLRMPGGDAWQFLGEALGANPTPMAYAEVYTGLQTGAIDGQDNPLPNVENMKFYEVMDQIVLTSHLVGYDLLVISGDAWNAMTPEQQEKVQAAATAAIDFSQQAHLDREAELLEQFKTVGLNIYEPDLDAFRAHAQQMYLDSDLAKDWPEGVIDRINAL; this is encoded by the coding sequence ATGCGTTTTGGATTCACGCGCCGCGCGGTGCTGCTTGGTGGCCTGATGCTGGCGGCTGCGATGCCCGCCATGGCACAGGACAAGCCCGTGCTGCGGTTTTCGGCGGTGTTCTCGGCCGAGGATATTCGCGCCGAGATGATGGACCTGTTCGCCGGCCAGATCATCGAGGATTTCACCCTCGAGCCCTATTATGGCGGCAATCTCTTCAAGCAGGGCACCGAACTGGTGGCCTTGCAGCGCGGGAACCTGGAAATGGGCAATATCGCCCCGCAGGACGTGTCCAACCAGATCCCGGCCTGGTCGGTGCTGACCTCGGCCTACCTGTTCCGCGACGCCGCCCATCTGCGCACCTTCTTCGACAGCGATGTCGGGGCTGAATTCAAGCAGATGGCCGAAGACCAGCTCGGCATCCACATTCTGGGCCCGACCTATTTCGGCGCCCGCCAGGTCGGCCTGCGCATCGACAAGGAAATCAAGACTCCGGCGGACATGGCCGGCATCAAGCTGCGTATGCCCGGTGGCGATGCCTGGCAGTTCCTGGGCGAGGCGCTGGGCGCCAATCCCACGCCGATGGCCTATGCCGAGGTCTATACCGGCCTGCAGACCGGCGCCATCGACGGCCAGGACAATCCGCTCCCCAACGTCGAGAACATGAAGTTCTACGAAGTGATGGACCAGATCGTGCTGACCTCGCATCTGGTGGGCTATGACCTCCTGGTCATTTCCGGCGATGCCTGGAATGCCATGACGCCCGAACAGCAGGAAAAGGTGCAGGCCGCCGCCACGGCAGCCATCGACTTCAGCCAGCAGGCACATCTCGATCGCGAAGCCGAGCTGCTCGAGCAGTTCAAGACCGTCGGCCTCAACATCTATGAGCCGGACCTGGATGCCTTCCGCGCCCATGCCCAGCAGATGTACCTGGACTCCGACCTGGCCAAGGACTGGCCGGAAGGCGTGATCGACCGCATCAACGCCCTCTAG
- a CDS encoding TRAP transporter small permease: MNSRLAGLGAWFHARAENILAAMLAVMFSVFILQIVFRYILNLPIGWTHEISVIMWLWMVLFGTAFVVRDSEEIRFDIVYSAVSDRWRRAMVAITAITLIFFFAISLPAVIDYVLFMKVEKTAYLKIRFDWLYSIYAIFAVATIVRQFWLGCQAIWGKGPEAFDPTKASSGI, translated from the coding sequence ATGAATTCCCGACTTGCCGGCCTCGGCGCGTGGTTCCATGCCCGCGCTGAAAACATCCTCGCAGCCATGCTCGCCGTTATGTTTTCGGTGTTCATCCTGCAGATCGTCTTCCGCTACATCCTCAACCTGCCCATTGGCTGGACGCATGAAATCAGCGTCATCATGTGGTTGTGGATGGTCCTGTTCGGTACTGCCTTCGTGGTGCGCGACAGCGAGGAAATCCGCTTCGACATCGTCTATTCGGCAGTCAGCGACCGCTGGCGGCGGGCTATGGTGGCGATCACGGCCATCACGCTCATCTTCTTCTTCGCCATCTCGCTGCCCGCGGTCATCGACTACGTGCTGTTCATGAAGGTCGAGAAGACCGCCTATCTCAAGATCCGGTTCGACTGGCTCTATTCCATTTACGCCATCTTCGCGGTGGCCACCATCGTCCGCCAGTTCTGGCTCGGCTGCCAGGCTATCTGGGGCAAGGGCCCCGAAGCGTTCGATCCGACCAAGGCGAGCTCCGGCATATGA
- a CDS encoding TRAP transporter large permease has translation MILSTAFTLALGLIIVLSVFGLPMGLSMICASVLYLLMRGQDMGIVAEQFLNGMYSNYIMLAVPLFILAAEIMNSGTLSERLLRWCDAVVGRFRGGLAQVNILQSIVFAGMSGSAIADAAGSGKMMQHMMTQDGKYTPSYAAALTAVTAVIGPIIPPSIPMVLYALIADASIGYLFLAGVVPGLLMAGVMMIQVAVTARTRNFPVEKPVPLRQLPKMTWHALPVLFMPIVLMYGIYGGITTPTEAAAVAAFYALVVSIVVYRSVRLPDLYAALLTSAKTTASIGMLIAGALVFNYVVTIENIPHSLSAILLSWDLNPITFLIAVNILLLILGCVLEGTTILLVIVPVLIPTASALGIDMVHFGVVVVVNIMLGLVTPPYGLLLFIMTRISGAPMKAIVGDVLPFLGGLVLALILFTFVPETVLWLPRMFGYGGGGL, from the coding sequence ATGATCCTCTCCACCGCTTTCACTCTCGCCCTCGGGCTGATCATCGTGCTGTCGGTGTTCGGCCTGCCCATGGGCCTCTCCATGATCTGCGCTTCCGTGCTCTACCTGCTGATGCGCGGGCAGGACATGGGCATCGTTGCCGAGCAGTTCCTCAACGGCATGTATTCCAACTACATCATGCTGGCCGTGCCGCTCTTCATTCTCGCCGCCGAGATCATGAATTCGGGCACCCTGTCCGAGCGCCTGCTGCGCTGGTGCGATGCCGTTGTCGGCCGCTTCCGTGGCGGCCTGGCCCAGGTCAATATCCTGCAATCCATCGTCTTTGCCGGCATGTCCGGCTCAGCCATCGCCGATGCCGCCGGCTCGGGCAAGATGATGCAGCACATGATGACGCAGGACGGCAAATATACGCCCAGCTACGCCGCCGCGCTGACCGCCGTCACTGCCGTGATCGGGCCGATCATTCCGCCCTCCATCCCCATGGTGCTCTACGCGCTGATTGCCGATGCCTCCATCGGCTACCTGTTCCTGGCCGGTGTCGTGCCGGGCCTGCTCATGGCCGGCGTCATGATGATCCAGGTCGCCGTCACCGCCCGCACGCGCAACTTCCCGGTCGAAAAGCCGGTCCCCCTGCGCCAACTGCCCAAGATGACCTGGCATGCTTTGCCGGTGCTCTTCATGCCGATCGTGCTGATGTACGGCATCTATGGCGGCATCACCACGCCGACCGAGGCCGCCGCCGTCGCTGCCTTCTATGCGCTGGTCGTTTCCATCGTCGTCTATCGCAGCGTCAGGCTGCCCGACCTCTATGCCGCGCTGCTGACATCAGCCAAGACCACCGCCTCCATCGGCATGCTGATCGCCGGCGCGCTGGTGTTCAACTATGTCGTCACCATCGAGAACATCCCGCACAGCCTCAGCGCCATCCTGCTCTCCTGGGATCTCAACCCGATCACCTTCCTGATCGCGGTCAATATCCTGCTGCTGATCCTGGGCTGCGTGCTCGAAGGCACCACCATCCTGCTGGTCATCGTGCCGGTGCTGATCCCCACCGCCTCGGCGCTGGGCATCGACATGGTGCATTTCGGGGTGGTTGTGGTGGTCAACATCATGCTGGGCCTGGTGACGCCGCCCTATGGCCTGCTGCTCTTCATCATGACCCGCATATCCGGCGCCCCGATGAAGGCCATTGTCGGTGACGTCCTGCCATTCCTCGGCGGGCTGGTCCTGGCGCTGATCCTCTTCACCTTCGTGCCCGAAACGGTGCTCTGGCTGCCCCGGATGTTCGGCTATGGCGGTGGTGGCCTATGA
- a CDS encoding type II 3-dehydroquinate dehydratase: MKPIYVLNGPNLNRLGKREPSIYGATTLDEVEQICRATAGDRPIVFHQTNSEEKLIDLVHEAIDEGAGIIINPAAFTFTSLALLDALKMFEGPVIEFHISNIHKREPIYHRSYVSIRADAVMAGLGARGYATAVTAMLTMLADRA; this comes from the coding sequence ATGAAGCCGATCTATGTCCTTAACGGCCCCAACCTCAACCGGCTGGGCAAGCGCGAGCCGTCCATCTACGGCGCCACCACGCTTGATGAGGTCGAGCAGATTTGCCGCGCCACCGCCGGCGACCGGCCCATCGTGTTCCACCAGACCAACAGCGAGGAAAAGCTGATCGATCTTGTGCACGAGGCCATAGACGAGGGGGCAGGGATCATCATCAATCCCGCCGCCTTCACCTTCACCTCGCTGGCCCTCCTCGATGCCCTCAAGATGTTCGAAGGCCCTGTCATCGAGTTCCACATCTCCAACATCCATAAGCGCGAGCCGATCTATCACCGCTCCTACGTGTCGATTCGCGCCGACGCCGTCATGGCCGGCCTCGGCGCCCGCGGCTACGCCACGGCCGTTACCGCCATGCTGACGATGCTGGCCGACCGCGCCTAG
- a CDS encoding phosphotransferase enzyme family protein — translation MPLTAREIEPVLACWDEVEGAQARLINHSENHTFQLDTPARGSFTLRIHRAGYQSRGSIESELAWLKALRQDTSLPIPEPVPGRDGQMLQRFGTDDGERLAVLFRHIPGSEPQPEGKLDDLFGTLGIYAATMHNHVTTWQRPPGFERQVWQAATILDSDGLWGDWRIAPGVNRNNRPVLDRLDSALWLRLAAYGTSPDRYGLIHADMRLGNLLVDGDKLTLIDFDDCGFCWFAYDFAAAISFYETSPAIPVLKAAWLKGYQSVRQLGAEDIAAIDAMVMLRRMALLAWIGSHAETNLAQQHMNGFADGTAQLAERYLRGSLWP, via the coding sequence ATGCCGCTGACGGCGCGTGAAATAGAGCCCGTACTGGCATGCTGGGATGAAGTCGAAGGTGCCCAGGCCCGACTCATCAATCACTCCGAAAACCACACCTTTCAGCTCGACACCCCGGCGCGGGGCAGTTTTACCCTGCGCATCCATCGTGCCGGCTATCAGTCGCGCGGCTCGATCGAGAGCGAACTGGCCTGGCTGAAAGCCCTGCGGCAGGATACGTCGCTCCCCATCCCCGAACCGGTCCCCGGTCGCGATGGCCAGATGCTGCAGCGTTTCGGCACAGATGATGGTGAGCGACTGGCCGTGCTGTTCCGCCACATCCCCGGCAGCGAGCCGCAGCCCGAGGGCAAGCTGGACGACCTGTTCGGCACGCTCGGTATCTACGCCGCCACGATGCACAACCATGTCACCACCTGGCAGCGCCCGCCCGGTTTCGAGCGGCAGGTCTGGCAGGCCGCGACCATTCTGGATTCCGATGGCCTATGGGGCGACTGGCGCATTGCCCCCGGCGTCAACCGCAACAACAGGCCAGTGCTCGACCGGCTGGATTCCGCCCTCTGGTTGCGCCTGGCCGCCTATGGCACCAGCCCCGACCGCTACGGCCTGATCCATGCCGATATGCGCCTGGGCAATCTGCTGGTCGATGGCGACAAGCTCACGCTGATCGACTTCGATGATTGCGGCTTCTGCTGGTTCGCCTACGACTTTGCCGCCGCCATCTCGTTCTACGAGACCAGCCCGGCCATTCCCGTGCTCAAGGCGGCCTGGCTCAAGGGCTACCAGTCCGTGCGTCAGCTGGGCGCCGAGGATATCGCCGCCATCGACGCCATGGTCATGCTGCGCCGCATGGCGCTGCTGGCCTGGATCGGCTCGCATGCCGAAACCAACCTTGCCCAGCAGCATATGAACGGCTTTGCCGATGGCACGGCCCAGCTCGCCGAGCGCTACCTGCGCGGCTCTCTCTGGCCGTAA
- a CDS encoding O-antigen ligase family protein, which yields MSATGTLEGGHSGAGSNGLGLAVIRARAMRLLDVMVAVWIFTGGLVLFEPSPYELTFLVVLPLAFVAGLGLYRSTFGLLAILIGFTPFALIACFQVRFTDITDALIFSIVTIFLLLTTYFIANYVAEATERRMRLVMNAYTATAVISALVGTLAYLGIMPGADIFLRYGRAKAAFNDPNVFGPFLVLPAMYALQRVLLSSGRSAIIAALIYLVLFVGVFVSFSRAAWGHFALSSLIVLVLCFWLEAAARDKVRIMIMSLVGAAMLVVALAGLLSIPSVADLFETRAAGQNYDSGETGRFGRQGYAFELALDHPLGIGPSEFHNLRIIEEPHNVYVSVLHVYGWGGGAFYYLLVILTLWRGIAALTRPSPYRLMMIPLVATFTMLVGESAIIDSDHWRHYYLVAGLIWGIASAIGNDARASAPRERMLI from the coding sequence TTGAGCGCCACCGGAACCCTTGAGGGCGGACATTCCGGGGCCGGGTCCAATGGACTCGGCCTTGCCGTCATCCGCGCGCGCGCCATGCGCCTGCTCGATGTCATGGTGGCGGTGTGGATCTTTACCGGCGGGCTGGTGCTGTTCGAGCCCTCGCCGTACGAGCTGACCTTTCTCGTCGTGCTGCCGCTGGCCTTTGTGGCCGGGCTGGGGCTCTATCGGTCGACCTTCGGGCTGCTGGCCATTCTCATCGGCTTCACGCCCTTCGCGCTGATCGCATGCTTCCAGGTGCGGTTCACTGACATCACCGATGCGCTGATCTTTTCCATCGTCACCATCTTCCTGCTGCTGACGACGTATTTCATCGCCAATTACGTGGCCGAGGCGACCGAAAGGCGCATGCGGCTGGTGATGAATGCCTATACGGCGACCGCCGTGATTTCAGCGCTGGTGGGAACGCTGGCCTATCTCGGCATCATGCCGGGGGCTGATATCTTCCTGCGCTATGGCCGGGCCAAGGCCGCCTTCAACGATCCCAATGTGTTCGGCCCCTTCCTGGTGCTGCCGGCCATGTATGCGCTGCAGCGGGTCCTGCTGAGTTCGGGGCGCAGCGCGATCATTGCCGCCCTCATCTACCTGGTGCTGTTCGTGGGCGTGTTCGTCAGCTTCTCGCGCGCTGCGTGGGGGCATTTCGCGCTGTCGTCGCTGATTGTGCTGGTGCTGTGCTTCTGGCTGGAGGCGGCAGCGCGCGACAAGGTCCGCATCATGATCATGTCGCTGGTGGGCGCGGCCATGCTTGTCGTGGCGCTGGCGGGGCTGCTGAGCATTCCCTCGGTGGCCGACCTGTTCGAGACCCGCGCCGCCGGACAGAACTACGATTCAGGGGAAACCGGCCGTTTCGGCCGCCAGGGCTATGCGTTCGAACTGGCGCTGGACCATCCACTGGGCATCGGGCCGAGCGAATTCCACAACCTGCGCATTATCGAGGAGCCGCATAACGTCTATGTCTCGGTGCTGCATGTCTATGGCTGGGGCGGCGGGGCGTTTTACTACCTGCTGGTCATCCTGACGCTGTGGCGCGGCATTGCGGCGCTGACCCGCCCCTCCCCCTATCGCCTGATGATGATCCCGCTGGTGGCGACCTTCACCATGCTGGTCGGCGAATCGGCGATCATCGATTCCGACCATTGGCGGCACTATTATCTGGTGGCCGGGCTGATCTGGGGCATTGCCAGCGCCATCGGCAATGACGCCCGCGCCTCGGCGCCACGGGAGCGGATGCTGATCTAG